In Bos indicus isolate NIAB-ARS_2022 breed Sahiwal x Tharparkar chromosome 25, NIAB-ARS_B.indTharparkar_mat_pri_1.0, whole genome shotgun sequence, the DNA window ACAGAGGACATTGGTCTTGTCAGGAGACCCAGTTGGTGGTCACCGCTAGGAGATGGGGCTGCTCCTGGCATCTAGTGGACAGAGGTCAGGGGTGCTGCTCAACATTCTACAGTGCTCCAGACAGCCCCCACGACAGAGAATGGTCCAGCCtcaaatgtcagtagtgccaaggttgagaaacccagattaaatgaaaatataatacatGGTAAAAGCACTTACTGTTGCCTGCTTCTTATGTCATGAGACTTGCTTTTccttcagtaagtatttatttcttttgtaccTGGCTTGGTAAATGTGTAATGTAGAGAGGCTTTAATCATGGAGAAGCAAAAGTGATGATGTAAAATAAGAGCCTATGATAATAATAGCTGACTGTTCATGAACCCTAACTGTGTACCAGGCAGTGAGCCTCTCTTAAAACTTGCAACAACTTTATGACTGTCTCTGTTCAGAGACCGGATGCTCAGAGAGATTGAGGATTGTGTGCCTagagtcacacagctaagaaGAGGAGGAGCTGGGGCATCAAGCCAGGATTGTGATCCTATGGCGAGGTCTCCCAGTTGTGATAAAGTCTACCGACCACCTTAGTCTACAGTTAGGAGGCCACGGCATGGTCCAGggagagatgatggtggcctgGGCTAAGGAGGTGTGCTGGAGGAATGAGAAGCGAGTTGGAGGGTCACATCAGCAAGCCCATGGAGATACTAGGAATCAGATGTGTGATGCCAACAGGGGATAAAGTTGGCAAGTAGGTGGGTGATGCTGGGAAACAGAAGTAGTAGTAGATAGGTGACTGGCACAAAAGTACCAGTAAATAGGTGAGTGGTGCCTGGAAGCAGATGGGTGATGCTTGTAGGCAGGTGAGTGATACAGCAGGTAAATGGGTGATGCCTACAGGTAGGTGGGTGGAGCCTGCAGGTAGGTAGTTGGGGCTTAAGGCAGGTAGGTAGTACCTGGAGGCAGGTGAGAGATGCTGGCCAGAAGTGTACGTCATACACACAAGCAGGTGAACAGCACTGGCTGGTGGTATGGAGACCTGGGTCAGTATCTGGTTTGCAAGCTGGGATAGACCCCTTTGAATAGGTAGCCTGTCCTGTGAGTTTATGGAGGGGCTGAGGGCCCTGAGCAGAGGGCTGCATCTGAGTATCTGGGGAGACTGGGAGATGCCTGAACTGGCAAGAGATAGTGGGGATGAATAGCTTGAGGAGGGAGGTTTGTGAGTTCCTGGGGACTCTACTCATAGCCACGTGATGCTGGTGTAAGATCTGGGCCCTGGCAGAGGACAGGGGAGTATTGGAAGGCTGCTGCTGGTAACTTGGAAAGGACAGTGACATCACTCCTTGAGTCCAGGGACGCTGTGGTTAATCCAACTGCAGAGGGCAAGGAGGCTCTATGATGCTGACGAGTGATTTGCAGAATCAGACTTCGGGACCCACTACCATCGTCAGCACAGCGATGAGCAGGAATACAGGGGCTGCTAGATCCCAATTCCTTGCTCCCCTCTGATTAGTGAAAGAAACTGATTTTCTCTCTAACCTAAATATTATATTCTCCTTGTCTCTGGTTCTACCTCCAGGTCTAGAGGAAATAGTCAGTGACAGTTTGAACTGGCAGAGGGACAAGCTGCCCCTTGAGTTTTATCTTCTGAAGGGGTCTGAGCAGAGGGAGCCAATGCAGGGTTAAGTTTCTGCCCTCCTGGTTGTCTCAGTCTTCATGTCCAGCCTTCGTTGTTTTGTCTCTGCTATGATGCTCTAGCCCCTTTAGAACAGGTTGGGAAAGCGTGGGTGCTTTTCGTCTGATGGGTTGGGTAAGCCTCACTACAGAGTAGTCACCTCCTGCACCCCGCCTGTGCCCTTCTCCCCTCAGCCTTCTTCGGGACCCCGTTGCAGCATCAATATCATTTAGTAAGCATCCACCACGGGCCAGCTCTGTACCAAGTCATTTACTAAGATCCCCGCACTCTTGCATTCAAGCCTTACTGtgtattttacagaggaggaaacaagcTTGAACCAATCCAGTTGCCTTTCCAGGTTTATCCAGCAAGTTAAATGGTCGAGCCAGGATTCCAACCCTGGCCCCTCAGACTCAGTTACACTCAAACTGTCTCTGCTAATGTGTTCTTcttcccagaaaaagaaaaaactaagttgcagaagcagagagaagatGAGCTCATCCAGAAGATCCACAAACTGGTGCAGAAGAGAGACTTCCTGGTGGACGACGCCGAGGTTGAGCGGTTAAGGTAAGTGGGCAGTATGTCCCCTGGGAAGGGCTGGGGCTGTTAGAATGCAGCTCAGCTTCCTTCCAAAGCCCGTCATCTGCTCCCAGACTCACAGCATTGCAACCGATGTGTCCTGGCCAAATACTTCCCAAACACTAGATCCAGATGAATCCTTCTGGCCCAAGGCCCCATGGCCTATTCAAGAGAAATTTAAATCCAACTTCAAAAAGTTTTGCAAATGCTTGTGGATCTTAAGTGAATGTCATCTGAGAAGGTGACCAGGGAGGAATTACATCACAGAGCACATGGAAGAGCTTCCTACACCTTCTTTTTACTGAGCTTTCTCCCAACTCGTCAAGGCACCTTTTCCAGAAACTTCTATCCTTTTCTACAGAAACTCCACCCTCTGTCCTAACTTGCTTCCTCACCCACCCTCCACACTTCCCAGCTCTGTTCTCTCCCTTCCTGTCTCCTGGGGGCCTCTGATGCCCCTCCCTAGTCTTCGGGGTCTCCTATTTGCAGATGCCCCTGCCCCGTTGATCTGGTCAACCATGGGCCCTGGGGCCGCAGTGCTCCTGAAGTCTCTGCAGGGGACCAGAGGGCACGAGAGATGCCAGTGttgattcttgaatttttttGTGCTAGAGCAAAATCTTGAGAGTCATCCACAGGGCAGAGGCTCAACGGGCCTCTTCCAAACCAGAAGACAACTTCCCTTTAATTCTCTGTGACCTCCCGAGTCCTCCAAGACTGCTAGGATGCACTGTGCCCAGCTCAGCCAGGCTCGGACCATTGGCTTTGCTTCTGGTGACCCTTGGGAGAGCTGAGGTGGCTTGCCTTCTGAGACCTGCCACATACTTTGTCTAGGGTAACTTAAAGGTGCAGGATTAGGAGAGGGATTGCCCTGCTCACTAAATGTCTGGTAGGGAGGCTGGGTCCTCTAACGCCCCTGCCTCTGCCTTAGGGTCTCATACCAGCGGGCGTGGGCATTTACTCCATCACTGATATGTGTTTCTGCTTCAGACTAGATTCATCAAACAACACACACCCACCACTGTACACACAGAACAACATGTGCCCACCACCCACACACAAAACATCACACACATGTTCCACCCACATGTAACGCACATGTACCATCCACACGTAACACGTGCACCAGTCACACCCAGTACACATCAGCATGTATGCACCACCCACATATAACACACAGCAACATACACGCACCATCCATAAGTCTGATACGTGATCCCACACTCTTGCCTCATTTTATCAGTTCCTTGATGCTCTCCTGGCTTACTGTTCTTTCCTGTCTTTACACATCTGTCTTCACAGGGAGCAAGAAGAAGATAAGGAAATGGCCGATTTTCTGAGAATCAAGTTAAAACCTCTAGACAAAGTAACCAAATCTTCAGCCAGTGAGTGCATACACTATTCCTTCTCCTCCCGCatccaagagaaaaggaaattttaaatgagGTCTGGAAGCCAAGGGGACACAACAAAAATGCTTTCTAGAGATCAAAGTTGAGCACAGGATGGCAGCAGGCAGGGCCAGCTTCACGGGTGAGGAAGCCCAGGGCCCCACTCCTAGAAGGGCACTGTGCTTGCTTGCATGTCCTGCTATTGCTGTCTTGGAagtcttaagaattttccaacaAAAGGCCCCGCCTTTTCGTTTTGCACTGAGTCCTGCAAACTGTGTAGCTAGTGCTGGGAGCTAGTCCTTGCTCATATGATTTGGTACAGTTCATAGAAGGAGTTGGGTGGCCACTGAGGCAAGAAGGTGGGAACTAAGGCTCAGGAAGCTCTGGCCTCTGTTGGAGTTGGAATCGCTGGAGGAACAAAGGCAGAAGTTTGCTTCTCACAATACCAGCCTCACAAGATACTCAAAGCAAAAAGGGTTCTGGGTgaaataagtttgggaaatgctGTGCCCTTGACCACTGTTTGTAGGCTTCCAATACCCATGAGCATATTAAAGTGATAACCAGTCCTGCTGGGTAGGAACTGCCTTCTCCTTGTTGGCCCAGTGAGGCCACTTTGAGTAATAAGAAATGGGTGCCCAATTCAAACTGGCCCTAGCAATAAAAGGTGATTTGCTGGAAAGAGAGCAGTGGGAGCCAGGGCTCCAGGGACTAGACACCTTTGCTTTCCTTCTGGTTATCCACTTGGCACGTCTTGTCATCTTAGCTTCACTTCCTCCTCCTACACAGGCCTTCCTGGGGCCAGAAATCCAGGACCATAACTTAGCAGAGAAGCAAGGCAATAACTGGTATCTAAACATCTAAGATTCTGACCAGCCTTTCTTGGATCACGTTCCCACCAGCTAGGCCCCTTGAAGGGCTGGGGAGTTGTGATTTTCTGCCCCTGTAGCCACAGGGGCATGAACGGTTATCAGAGGAAGAACGATGGACAGTCTTGTTAGGAAGACAAAACCCCGAAGCCTCCACTACCAGCTGAAGCCACAAACCCAGTTTTTCCCTAACTATCCATTGATGATATTCCATGAAAACACATTTGTACTGTGTGAAGgaataaagaaagagaagagccCTGGTCCTTCTGCAGGCCCCTAAAGTCACGAGGCACATGGTGTTTGCCTAAATCCAGCATCTTCAGTAGACTGTCTCTTCCATGAAAGGCAAATTAGAAAAACTCTACCTAACAGTAGAACAGTGGAAAAGGAAACCTGTCTTCTGTGTAAGATTATGGATAGAAAAAAGAATTCCAGCCAGAATTCAAAACACCAAGCCTGTACCACATGCAAGTGTTGGGTCCAAATATACATCATCCATGTGGGCTGGAAGCCCAagctgaaaaattaaaactaatctAAAACCAGTGGAATCTCTGGAACCCCAGCAAAGCAAATGTAAAGTTGCTCAACAGAGACCCCTCAGCTCCCATAACACAGCCCACAGATTAAAAACAACTCCCATGCAGATGCTctctcaataaaaaatttaaaacccatGAAGAATGGAAACACCATGAAAGGAGTCCGTAGATGAAACAAAAGAGAATGTCTGTCCTCCCATGAACCAGAAATAAGAGGGTATCTAAGAGATAATAAGTGTGTTTACAATGACTAAAGACATAAAAGAAGGAATAATACTCAAAATGAAATAGTAAGATgctatgaaaaaaaagaagaggtaaatTAGCAAAGAATTAGCCTTCTAAAAAATTACTGTCTGAGGAATTCCCCGATGGTCTAGGGATTAGGACTTTGTGttgtcactgccaagggcccagctTCAGTCCCTGACTGcagaactaaaattccacaagctgtgtggcaaaaaaaaaaaaagaaactattgccACTGAAGTGAAACTCAATGGATTAAACACAAAGACACAGCTGAAGGGAGGATTCATATAATTGGAAGACAGAGCTGAGAAAATTACCCCAGAATGCAGCGCCAAGAGACAAACAGATGGGAAATGCGAAAGGGAAGTTATGAAACATGGAATGGTAAGAGTAATAACGTTAAACGGACATCTAAGAGGCATTCCAGAGGGAACAAGAATGGAGAATGAGAGGCGAGGGTATCTGAAGTGATAACGAGTGAGCATTTTCCAGAACTGAAAGGTAGCCCTCTGGTTGAAGTGACTTCTTATTTCTCAGTCAAATACTTCTTGGATGACAGACGTGGTGCTGGGCTTGGCAGATAACGACGGTGAGGAGAACAGAACAGGAGAAGGGCTAAAAGCTGTAGTTAGAAGTCAAGGCCTGAAAGccgctggacctccagggaggtGGGAACAGTCACCAGGACCATATAAAATGCATGTCAGCTCCCCAGACTTGGCCTGTGTGGCCCTGGGGCGGGGCCTGGCCGGGGTTGGGGGGGACCTGGGGCTGCAGATGGTCAGGGCTCTCCTCACCTCACCTCTGCCTCTCTCCTGTTTCCCCGCCCTGCCCCCCGCTCTCCTACCTTGCTGCAGGCTCCCgagcagagaagaaagcagaccCCCCGCCTAGCAAGCCCACAGTGGCCAAGACGGGGCTGGCGCTCATCAAGGATTGCTGCGGGGCCGCCCAGTGCAGCATCATGTAGCCCCCACGCGGGGTGCCCCCGGGGCCACGGGGACCCCCTCCCACCCTCTTGTCTTCAGAGCCCCCATTTCACCGGGGCCCAAGAGCTCTCCAAGGCAGAAGGGATTGAAGGCAAGCCCGTGACCGCCGCCAAGGGCCCAGCCGCCCTGTACAGAGTGTAGCAATAGGGAGTCCCTCACCGTCGCATGGCCCTCCCCAGAGCATGCCGAACCCAGGAGTCTGTCTCCCTGTTTATCCAACCACCAGGAAAGGTCCTCCCTTGAAAAAAGTATTATCTCCACTTCTAGCTAGCTGTATCTCACCCACCGTGCGAATGAACTGGGAGAGGGGCATGATCCCCAGGTGTGTACAGGTGTGACTTTTCAGCAGTCCAGCGCCATGCTGGATGCTTCCCCTAGCTGCTCTCCTAGCTCTGCTGTCAGGCTGCCCCAGACGGTCCTGTCCCCCCCGTTCTTTCCTCTCCCAGGGGTTTGGGCCCTGGAGGGCTCCATGTAGCCCACATGTCTGTGGAGACACAGAGGGCCCATCTGGAAAGACTGAGCTTGTGTGTGGTCGTCGTCACGTCTCCCGCTTCCTCCCCTCCGGTGTCTGGGCGCGGCTCACATCAGGACTGTGTCTGTCTGCTCTTGGTTCTTCCTTTGCAACATCTGTTCCAGGTGTGTGGGGATCCCCTCCCCCGGCTGGAGCGCACCCAGTGCTTGGAAGAGGTAGCAGAGAGCTGGGAGCTCCAACCCGAGGCCAGGGAAGATGAGAACAGACCCAGAGCAGACGTACTTACTCTCCACCCTCCGGGGCCCGCCGGCTGGATGGTGTGCCGGCAGGGCGCCACTCACCGGCCTAACACACAGACCTCTGCAAACATCAGCGGCAGGCGGGAGAGGCGGCCTGACCCAACTGTGTCCAGTCATTCGGTGGTGTATTTTAACCAGCCTGAAAAATTCCACCTGTGTAACTTGATGTACATTTGCTACAGCCAGCCCGGCACAGCCCATGTGACCTCTCTGTACGTGTGTGTGTCGTGACCGGCCTAAGTAGTTAGCGTAACTCAAGATTCGCTGATGTGCACTCATCCAttggagaaaataaaactggaaaccaCGTACacagcatttttaaagtttttactttattcttgaCTATAGAAGTAACCCATGTACATAGTTAATCATTTACAAAGTaccaaaagtataaaaaaatttttttttgtttgtttttttaaactcccAATATTTCTCCACTTACTCTGACATTTTGGCATATgtcttctctgtctttttttatgcatttttttttcatgattggCATTCTGTTGTACCGttctataactttttttttcccacctatcATAGGATCACTATCATTCTGCCATGTCATTAAAAGCTCTTTGTAAACATTAaacacttcataaatatttacaatggcTGCTTAGTAATCCATCTGTGGATATACTGTAATTTATCTAACCAGACCCTCCATATTAAACTTTTAAGCTGTTTctagtttttcagttttataagtaATGTCAGGATAAACATCCTGAGGGGtggagaagggggtggggtgTTGGGTGAAACTTCATCTgaatttctgatttttccttaGCACAGACTCCTAGAAGTAAGATTCACATTACATGGGtcacattttttcaaaatatttgtaaatcaaaaaaagaaaaagaagtgaaggtCTCTCTAGTCACAGCGGCTTTGGAATACAAAATATCTTGGAGTGCAATGGCCCCTCCTGGCTGGGAGCATGCTCCCAAGCCCTCCCACTGTGTTACTGATGTGCTTCTGCTTCAGTCCAAGCTTCAGCCTGCTCACCACTTCCTGTCTATTCTGAAGATGAAGAGGCTCTCTCAGGTCACTGCCAGTACCATCACCTGGCCTCAGGGGACACTGCCCTAGACGAAGCACAAAGCCAGTCTTCCTAGGGGTGCCATAATGTATTCCCTCAACCAGCggggtttaaacaacagaaattgatagtctcacagttctggaggccagaagccaGTGTCCTCAGGACTGTGCTCTCTCTGAAGGCTCTTGGGAAGAAtgcttccttgcctcttccagctcctggtggcCCCTGGTAATCCTTGACTTTATCACTTCAATCTCTACCTCTTCTGTAGTCcccctctgtctgtgtctctggaCCTCTCTTCTTgtgaggacaccagtcattggatttaggggcccgctagtgataaagaacctacctgccaatgcaggagatgtaagagacccaggttcgatccttgggtagggaagatccgctggaggagggcatggcaacccactccagtattcttgcctggagaatcccatggacagaggagcacggcaggctgcagtccacggggtcgcatagagttggacacgactgagtgactgagcatgtgcagTTACATTAGTGACGCACAGAGAGTGGACAGCTCAACCGTGTGCCTGTATGACACTGAATCTGGGATGATCGCATCACAATCCTTACCTTAGCAACTTCTCCTAAGACCCTGTTCCCAAATAAGTTCAGATTCTGAGATGGCAAGTGGCCATGAATTTGGggcagggctgatgctgaaaactCGGCCTCTGAGCAGTGGTGTTGAATCAAATTTCAGAGCAGTTTTGGGTgcaatagaaaagaatagctttattgctttgccaggcaaaggggggcACAGTGGGCTCCTGCCCTCAAAAATTGTGTTTTATAGCACTGACTCAAGGGCAGGGCTGCTgattagggtgtgtgcagggcctacACTCTTAATCTCAGGTAATctcttgatgagcttctctggttcctttaacCTGGCCTCAGGTGGTCTTCTCTGGAATGGAGAATGCTAATATATTCCATTTTGGAGGAGTTTTAGTTCTGTAAAGAGCTCAAAGATACTGTTAGGTGTACCCCCTGTGTACCccagaaccaggaccctgcccccaaGGCTGTGTTATTGTTTCAGGGCTGCTCTTCTCTTGTCTCTgcgtcccctcccttccctggttAGCAACAGTTccaatctgccctttggaactcaaggaAGGTCATGGAAGCTGAGATCTATTTCCTATAAACAAGAAATGGGACAGAAAGGCTTCCATGCCCAGGAGGTGCACAGGGTCCTGCTCGGTTTCAGGGGGACACTATTTAACCCACTACACAGGTGCTCCCCATTCTTTCAATAAACACTCAGGCTGAAAAGGATCTACCTCTCTCCCTTCCTGGTAGAAAATGTGTGTCTGGAAGGTCTGACCTCAGACCAATTAGACAGCAGTCACTCACCGCTCCAACAAGCCAAAGAAGATCAAAACCCTCATAAAAATCCTGCTTCTGGTACACCTGCTGAGCTCTGGGGTACATCTAACTTATGTTCCTGTCAttgctattgatttttttaagcaaaaaaaaaaaaaaaaaacccacatcatTTATTGAGGTTTTCACAGAAGAGCAGAAGAAAGTAATTGTTCGATATGCTCCCAGATCCCCAGGGCTGCCTGCAAAACTGGGAAAACTTGCAGGTCTCAGGGTCCCATACCCCAGACTCACTCCTTTTGGGGGTTAATTGGGGAAAGGGGACAATGATAGCTGGAGACACATTTATTGAAAGTCTGTCGCTGTgcactgagcatgtatgcacattTTCTCACTTGCCTTTCACATCAACACCATGAGACAAATCCTATTATTGGCACAGTAAGTCTTCATATGTACTTCATTGGTACATATGAATACGTTCAGTTCCTAGAGTGTGCTCATAAGTCCAATTTTTTGTAGTCCAACAAAGTAaacctaggtacccaactaataaAATTGGCTATCATTCTGTGTTTGGGTCCTGTaccacaaataaagaaaaccttGCCATTTTCTGCATCATGAATCTCTTTGGTTCTTCAGttacttccttttcctcttgtctctctttgtcctttctctgggcctccaattCCATCAGGTCTTCATTAGTAGGCttcacattcacatctttgaaagttcgcaaCTTGATCTTTTGTATGCAGGTGACTTAACTGTATCTGAAAACTGGGTTCTCTTCTTGCTGGGTGTTGAGTCAGTagacacaaccaagccaaagatCAGAAGGAAAGATTTATTATTTGCAACAAATAagagatgctgttaaagtactgcactcagtatgttagtgaatttggaaaactcagcagtggccacaggactggaaaaggtcattttttcattccaatcccaaagaaaggcgatgccaaagaatggtcaaactaccatacaatcgtGCTCATTTCAcctgctaacaaggtaatgctcaaactccttcaagctaggcttcagcagtacctgaaccaagaacttccagatgtacaagctggatttagaaaagggagatgaaccagagatcaaattgccaacatccactggacatagaaaaagcaagagaattccagaaaaacatctgcttcattgactatggatcttttctgtggatcacaacaaactgtggaaaattcttaaagagatgggaataccagaccaccttatctgtctcctgagtaacctgtatgcaggacaagacttagcaacagttagaactggcatggagcaacagactggttcagaattgggaaaggagtacgtcaaggctgtatactgtcaccctgcttatttaactcctgtgcagagtacatcatgtgaaagctgggctggatgagtcacaagctggaaccaaaatggccaggagaaatatcaacgacctcagatatgcagatgacaccactttaatagcagaaaatgaagaggaacttaagagcctcttgatgagggtgaaagaagagagtggaaaagctggcttaaaactcagcattcaaaaaattaagatcacagcatccagtaccgtatttcattgcaaatagaaggggaaacagtgacagattttattttcttgggctccaaaaccactgctgatggtgactatagccatgaaatcaaaaaatgctttctccttggaagaaaagctattacaaacctagacagtgtattaaagagtgaagacatccctttgccaacaaaagtctatacagtcaaagatatggttttgttttttccagcagttatgtgcaaatgtgagaattggatcttcaagaaggctgagtgctgaagaactgatgctttcaaattgtgatgctggagaagactgttgagaatcccttggatcacaaggagatcaaaccagtcaatcctaagtgaaattcaccctgaatattcactggaaggactgatgctgaagcagaagctccaatagtttgaccacctgatgtgaaaagccaactcattggaaaagaccctgatgctggcaggaggagaaggggtgacagaggaagagatggttggatggcatcaccaactcaactgacatgaatttgagtgaactcctggagatggtgaaggacagggaagcctggtgtgctgaagtccatggggtcgcaaaaaaaatcagacacaacttattgactgaacaacacagaACACTGGGGATATTTCCCAAAGCAGTGCCTTCCCAGCAGCAAAACTGGGGAGGTTTTAAGCTAAGGATACATGCATATTTATGAAGGGGTTTTAGGAGAGAAGAATTCACCATAGAATTGTGGCCAAGGTCAACAGAGTCCAAGCCTTAGCTGACTGAAATCTGAA includes these proteins:
- the BMERB1 gene encoding bMERB domain-containing protein 1 isoform X1 is translated as MELKQSLSVHLEAEKPLRRYGAVEETAWKAEGLGRNQLDIISMAETTMRPEEIELEMAKIQRLREVLVRRESELRFMMDDIQLCNDIMDLKQELQNLVAIPEKEKTKLQKQREDELIQKIHKLVQKRDFLVDDAEVERLREQEEDKEMADFLRIKLKPLDKVTKSSASSRAEKKADPPPSKPTVAKTGLALIKDCCGAAQCSIM